TAAATCCACTTCTTGATCCTCCTCTTCATCGATAACCTCAGATTTTTCATGATACAGATTCAATAAAGTCTGGTTATCCATCTCCTCCTCAAAAAATATCTCATCGGTCCCCACCACGTCCGCATTCTCTCGCAGTCTTTGAGATAGTCTCGTCCGCAGTTTAATAATTCTCTCCACTCCCTCCGCAGGTAAAAAGGAATAACAGAGAATCTGACTTGCTTTTTGACCGATTCTATCTACCCTTCCGGCCCGTTGAATCAGGCGAATAATTGCCCAGGGTAGGTCATAATTAACGATAATGGCACAATCCTGTAAATTTAACCCTTCACTCAAGATATCCGTCGCAACCAAGACTCGTATTTCTTCCCCCACTTGCTGAGAATTACTGCGGGGACTAAAACGATGGACAATTTCCGCAGGATTAGCAGAGTTTCCCGTCACTCCCGCAATCTTATCCACTCCCCGATTTTGCAACTGAGTGACTAAATAACTGACTGTATCGGCAAATTGGCTAAAAATTAACACCTTTTCTCTGGGATGATTCTCCTCTAACAGCTGCCATAACTTCTCTAGCTTTTCGTCGGTCTCCGGCTGCCAGGTCCCACAGGTTTGCAACAATGCTATTAAAGCCAAGGCATCGGATTTTAGGTCTTTTTTCAATGCGGGTTTAAACACCTCGGGGTTAATCCACTGAAAGCGCTTGCGATAATCACCGCTATACTTTTGATACACTTGTTCGGCTCTTTTTTGATACTCTTTTTCTAACCCGGTTATCCCCCCAGTCTCCTCGGTTTCTATACTTTCATCTTCTCCCTGAGTGACTAAATCCTCATCCAGATAACGAGTGTCTAACAAAGCTGGATCCTGACTCCCGATGGGAAGGGGTAAATTCTTGGCCATGGCATGAAGGAAAATATAGTTACGGAGAATATGACGGTCAAGGGATTGCAGGAAAGCATACCCTCCACTCTCCAAACGTTTAAATAAATTCGTCCGACAAAAACCCATTAATCTTTTACCCGCACGGGATAGACTTTTTAAGATGGTTTCTTCCTCTCCTGTCCCTTTGCATCCTTTAATTAGATAATTTCCCAATCCGTAACGGGGTAACTTCAATCCGTTGAGAGTTATCACCACTGCTTCCGAATATAAACGCGCATAAACCGAGTCTTGTAGGTCAAACTTGATTGTCTTTAGTTGTCGTTGGGGAAGATAAACCCTCGACCCATCAGCAAATTTTAGATACCGACGACCCTGTTCGTCTTCTGTAGCATAATTATTTTTAATAAAACCGCGAGTCCGTCTAATCATATAGAGACGCATTAAGTCTCTCCAGTCGTCGGGAGAGTCACTTTTTTCAAAGGCTGCTAGGGACCTGACCGGAGATTGGTATCTGCGATTAAATTCGATTTCTCCTCCCAGAGATTCTAGTAGTCTTTCGGGACGAATTCCGAGATTAGTATCCTCTTGAATGAATAAACGCAGTTGATTGGACAGGTCAAGATAGTTTTTATTGTAGGGAGTCGCAGTCAAGAGAATACAGCGACTTTCATTGGTGTTAATGTACTCCTGTATTACCCGATAACGTTTACCCTCCCGATTACGCAGGTTATGACTTTCATCGATAATTACTACCCGATAGCGCCGCAGATTGGGTAATTCCTGCATAACCTGACTTAAGGGGATAATTTTCGCTCTTAATTTGTATTTATAGCTGTAATCCTCCCACATGGTTAGGAGATTTTTCGGACAAATAA
This Microcystis wesenbergii NRERC-220 DNA region includes the following protein-coding sequences:
- a CDS encoding helicase-related protein; the protein is MPRIIDNIESHLLPILRESLLLAQRADFCVGYFNLRGWQSIDTYIDHFLGGDLSCCRLLIGMQQAPQELLQQSLSLLKRSNDIDKATSARLRKQIVQDFCQQLTWGNPSNRDQAALQRLGKQIQSGKLVIRLFLGYNLHAKLYLIHRQDVNNPTVGFLGSSNLTFAGLQQQGELNIDVLDHDACAKLQKWFNDRWLDAWCWDISSDIVNVINESWARESLIPPYHIYLKIAYHLSFEARAGLAEYKIPRQFDQDLLDFQKSAIKIAARYVQRRGGVLIGDVVGLGKTRIASILAYILQEDYDLEILIICPKNLLTMWEDYSYKYKLRAKIIPLSQVMQELPNLRRYRVVIIDESHNLRNREGKRYRVIQEYINTNESRCILLTATPYNKNYLDLSNQLRLFIQEDTNLGIRPERLLESLGGEIEFNRRYQSPVRSLAAFEKSDSPDDWRDLMRLYMIRRTRGFIKNNYATEDEQGRRYLKFADGSRVYLPQRQLKTIKFDLQDSVYARLYSEAVVITLNGLKLPRYGLGNYLIKGCKGTGEEETILKSLSRAGKRLMGFCRTNLFKRLESGGYAFLQSLDRHILRNYIFLHAMAKNLPLPIGSQDPALLDTRYLDEDLVTQGEDESIETEETGGITGLEKEYQKRAEQVYQKYSGDYRKRFQWINPEVFKPALKKDLKSDALALIALLQTCGTWQPETDEKLEKLWQLLEENHPREKVLIFSQFADTVSYLVTQLQNRGVDKIAGVTGNSANPAEIVHRFSPRSNSQQVGEEIRVLVATDILSEGLNLQDCAIIVNYDLPWAIIRLIQRAGRVDRIGQKASQILCYSFLPAEGVERIIKLRTRLSQRLRENADVVGTDEIFFEEEMDNQTLLNLYHEKSEVIDEEEDQEVDLTSEAYQIWKNAIEVDPSLKHTIETLPPVVYSTRCHSGTATHPEGVMVYLKTAGGNDALAWIDKQGNSVTQSQLTILRSAACHPQTPAIPPHPQHHQLVQKGTELIAEEENNSGSKLGRLTGAKFKTYERLKRYSQDSKDDLFAHEDLCKALDQLYHYPLRQSALDRLNRCLRTGISDQQLADLLVSLYQDDRLCIVHPQESTQEPQIICSLGLFQP